A genomic region of Mitsuaria sp. 7 contains the following coding sequences:
- a CDS encoding glycosyltransferase, with protein MSSDLGFVVLNYVNHDETVRCVDSILALPGEAPVVVVDNASPNGAFDVLARHFAGHPRVTVLQSGRNGGYSSGNNVGIRALRERGILNVVIATSDTRVESPDLIERCLAARDAGIAVVGPYVRGDEPGSDNPMLPRLTLQYIAAIHLGKLWTALKGIALRTVVKPRPTRMPDAADALPVDDNGGTGGLTDVYMVHGCFLFLSEHYLRAFGELDEDIFMYGEEDLIAFNCVRRRLRVVYDPRMVIYHGDAKSTSPGEFRLRAVAASMATLRRKMRVGTLIHAYLRSH; from the coding sequence ATGTCTTCCGACCTTGGCTTCGTCGTCCTCAACTACGTCAACCACGACGAGACGGTGCGCTGCGTCGACAGCATCCTCGCCCTGCCCGGCGAGGCGCCGGTCGTCGTGGTGGACAACGCCTCGCCGAACGGCGCGTTCGACGTGCTGGCGCGCCATTTCGCCGGTCATCCGCGCGTGACGGTGCTGCAGTCGGGGCGCAACGGGGGCTACTCGTCCGGCAACAACGTGGGCATCCGCGCGCTGCGCGAGCGGGGCATCCTCAACGTCGTCATCGCCACCAGCGACACCCGGGTCGAGTCGCCAGACCTGATCGAACGTTGCCTGGCCGCGCGCGACGCCGGCATTGCGGTCGTCGGCCCCTACGTGCGCGGCGACGAACCGGGCTCGGACAACCCCATGCTGCCGCGCCTGACGCTGCAATACATCGCCGCCATCCACCTCGGCAAGCTGTGGACGGCGCTGAAGGGGATCGCCCTGCGGACCGTGGTCAAGCCGCGCCCCACGCGCATGCCGGACGCCGCCGATGCCCTCCCGGTCGACGACAACGGCGGGACAGGCGGACTGACCGACGTCTACATGGTCCACGGCTGCTTCCTGTTCCTGTCGGAACACTACCTGCGGGCCTTCGGCGAACTCGACGAAGACATCTTCATGTACGGCGAAGAGGACCTGATCGCCTTCAACTGCGTCCGCCGCCGCCTGCGCGTGGTCTACGACCCGCGCATGGTGATCTACCACGGCGATGCCAAGAGCACGAGCCCGGGCGAGTTCCGCCTGCGCGCGGTCGCGGCGTCGATGGCCACGCTGCGACGCAAGATGCGCGTCGGGACGCTGATCCATGCCTACCTCCGTTCTCACTGA
- a CDS encoding O-antigen ligase yields the protein MPTSVLTELPQPAQTPAHRLKRLLLLAACGSLGFYPLLEQFIAPVLVLSFALAALVAGAGLVHRRLRLPSTFVSGIWAALLIVYVGWSCVAVVHGNVSQYIVTDSAGFLLYIGVLPVLYLLILQNDLQRSFFRLIDQLSIAIALLSVTLAVGFFVLFGAVETDSLLLVNAFLKGLGLSWKVDSNSGALGLYTNIAHLMMLGLALSLYRFSQTQRRRELLLSLLYVVALLLDGRRALVIATALQLLIVAPRLLKVLPPRPRLRLVLGSLLILVLTVGANLDWIQERFEFSDNDISSAERYAQIPALLDKIAENPVLGGGFGTVAAYIRSDERPFSYEVDFLATLMKLGLVGGALYFGSYLFGVMQARRIRDPLGLFLMSAGFPFFFYMGTNGNQAMSTDSAVFHIYLFLLIAIAVEQRRAPSSLPAPTTDPVAPTLPDAARQPPLAPT from the coding sequence ATGCCTACCTCCGTTCTCACTGAGCTGCCGCAGCCGGCGCAGACGCCGGCCCATCGGCTCAAGCGCCTGCTGCTGCTGGCCGCCTGCGGTTCGCTGGGCTTCTACCCGCTGCTGGAACAGTTCATCGCGCCGGTGCTGGTGCTGTCGTTCGCGCTGGCGGCGCTGGTGGCCGGCGCGGGCCTGGTGCATCGCCGGCTGCGCTTGCCGTCCACCTTCGTGTCCGGCATCTGGGCGGCGCTGCTGATCGTCTACGTCGGCTGGTCCTGCGTGGCCGTCGTGCACGGCAACGTCAGTCAGTACATCGTCACGGATTCCGCCGGCTTCCTGCTCTACATCGGCGTGCTGCCGGTGCTCTACCTGCTGATCCTGCAGAACGACCTGCAACGCTCGTTCTTCCGGCTCATCGACCAGCTGTCGATCGCGATCGCGCTGCTCAGCGTCACGCTGGCGGTGGGTTTCTTCGTGCTCTTCGGCGCGGTCGAGACGGACTCCCTGCTGCTCGTGAACGCCTTCCTGAAGGGCCTCGGCCTGTCGTGGAAGGTCGACAGCAATTCGGGCGCGCTGGGTCTGTACACCAACATCGCCCACCTGATGATGCTGGGCCTGGCGCTGTCGCTGTACCGCTTTTCGCAGACGCAGCGCCGGCGCGAGCTGCTGCTGTCGCTGCTGTACGTGGTCGCGCTCCTGCTCGACGGCCGCCGCGCGCTGGTGATCGCCACCGCGCTGCAGCTGCTCATCGTCGCGCCACGGCTGCTGAAGGTCCTCCCGCCGCGGCCGCGTCTGCGGCTGGTGCTGGGCTCGCTGCTGATCCTCGTCCTGACGGTAGGCGCCAACCTGGACTGGATCCAGGAGCGGTTCGAGTTCTCCGACAACGACATCTCGTCCGCGGAACGGTATGCCCAGATCCCGGCGCTGCTGGACAAGATCGCCGAGAACCCGGTGCTCGGCGGCGGCTTCGGCACGGTCGCCGCCTACATCCGCAGCGACGAACGTCCGTTCAGCTACGAGGTCGACTTCCTGGCGACGCTGATGAAGCTGGGGCTGGTCGGCGGAGCGCTGTACTTCGGCAGCTACCTGTTCGGCGTGATGCAGGCGCGCCGCATCCGCGACCCGCTCGGCCTGTTCCTGATGTCGGCGGGTTTCCCGTTCTTCTTCTACATGGGCACGAACGGCAACCAGGCGATGTCCACCGACAGCGCGGTGTTCCACATCTACCTGTTCCTGCTCATCGCCATCGCCGTCGAGCAGCGACGCGCGCCGTCCTCCCTGCCCGCGCCCACGACCGATCCCGTCGCGCCCACCTTGCCCGATGCTGCGCGACAGCCACCGCTCGCGCCGACCTGA
- a CDS encoding glycosyltransferase family 4 protein encodes MQTVLIFVPNYFPGYMSGGIARTVLNTVEWLGDEFSFLIVTRDRDLGSDVPYADVPRGEWVTMGRSRVRYLAPEELGLSALADLVNGTPHDILHLNSFFDPVFTIKLLLLMRLGRIRPARVVMSPRGEFVEGPLRIKYPKKKLYIELSRLAGFYGGGMRWHASSPHEAQGIVDAMRLPADRVRSAIDLPIRDAAALAPQAPPQERLRVVFLSRLTREKNLDGALRILQHVRRPMDFDIIGPQEDPAYWAECAALLKQLPANVQARYLGPVAPEEVFQRLAGYDVFLFPSHGENYGHVIAESIAVGTRVLISQNTPWRGLAADGVGWDLDLADTGAFATVLDELADQSPDVRAAVRPAVRQAAADRLSDPVALEHNRHLYSTI; translated from the coding sequence ATGCAGACCGTCCTGATCTTCGTCCCCAACTACTTCCCCGGCTACATGTCGGGTGGCATCGCGCGCACCGTGCTCAACACGGTCGAATGGCTGGGCGACGAGTTCTCGTTCCTGATCGTCACCCGCGACCGGGACCTCGGCTCGGACGTCCCCTATGCCGACGTCCCGCGCGGCGAGTGGGTCACGATGGGCCGCTCGCGCGTGCGCTACCTCGCGCCCGAGGAGCTCGGCCTGTCCGCGCTGGCGGATCTGGTCAACGGCACGCCGCACGACATCCTGCACCTCAACAGCTTCTTCGACCCGGTCTTCACCATCAAGCTGCTGCTGCTGATGCGACTGGGCCGGATCCGTCCGGCACGCGTCGTGATGTCGCCGCGGGGCGAGTTCGTCGAAGGCCCCTTGCGCATCAAGTATCCGAAGAAGAAGCTCTACATCGAGCTCTCGCGCCTGGCCGGCTTCTACGGCGGCGGCATGCGGTGGCACGCCTCCAGCCCGCACGAGGCGCAAGGCATCGTGGACGCGATGCGGCTGCCCGCGGACCGCGTGCGCTCGGCCATCGACCTGCCGATCCGCGACGCCGCCGCGCTTGCGCCTCAGGCGCCGCCGCAGGAGCGGTTGCGCGTCGTGTTCCTGTCGCGGCTGACGCGCGAGAAGAACCTCGACGGCGCGCTGCGCATCCTGCAGCACGTCCGCCGTCCGATGGACTTCGACATCATCGGCCCGCAGGAGGACCCGGCGTACTGGGCGGAATGCGCGGCGCTGCTCAAGCAACTGCCCGCGAACGTCCAGGCCCGTTACCTCGGCCCGGTCGCGCCGGAGGAAGTCTTCCAGCGCCTGGCCGGCTACGACGTGTTCCTGTTCCCGTCCCACGGCGAGAACTACGGTCATGTCATCGCTGAATCGATCGCCGTCGGCACCCGCGTGCTGATCAGCCAGAACACGCCCTGGCGCGGACTCGCGGCCGACGGCGTGGGCTGGGACCTCGACCTCGCCGACACCGGCGCGTTCGCGACCGTGCTGGACGAGCTCGCCGACCAGTCGCCCGACGTCCGCGCGGCGGTGCGGCCGGCGGTCCGGCAGGCCGCCGCCGATCGCCTGTCCGACCCCGTCGCGCTCGAACACAACCGCCACCTCTACTCGACCATCTGA
- a CDS encoding N-acetyl sugar amidotransferase translates to MSQQNYRICANCIMDTSDAGITFDARGWCDYCNNYHDNILPNWHTDERGQAEIDTMVARIRKDGEGREYDSLLGISGGVDSSYLAYLAKEKFGLRPLIFHVDAGWNSQQAVHNIERIVEGLGLHLHTEVINWQEMKDLQLAYFKAQVPHLDTPQDHAFFASLYNFAAKHKIKYILNGGNYSTECVREPLEWAYHASDLVQLKDIHGKFGTRPLKTFPLSDIFTYKLYYRYIKGVQVWRPLNCVPYIKDQAMQLLIDKFGWQKYAHKHYESRFTRFYEGYWQPTKFGYDKRRAHFSSLILTNQMSRDEALEKIAKPAYDEATIAQDFEYIATKLDISVEELRALHDGPNKSWRDYKSRQGLIDLGTKVMRAVGVQRAIIR, encoded by the coding sequence GTGTCACAACAGAACTACCGCATCTGCGCCAACTGCATCATGGACACCAGCGACGCAGGCATCACCTTCGATGCCCGCGGCTGGTGCGACTACTGCAACAACTACCACGACAACATCCTGCCGAACTGGCACACGGACGAGCGCGGCCAGGCCGAGATCGACACCATGGTCGCCCGGATCCGCAAGGACGGCGAGGGCCGCGAGTACGACTCGCTGCTGGGCATCAGCGGCGGCGTGGACAGCTCCTACCTGGCCTACCTGGCCAAGGAGAAATTCGGGCTGCGGCCGCTGATCTTCCACGTCGACGCGGGCTGGAACTCGCAGCAGGCGGTGCACAACATCGAGCGCATCGTCGAAGGCCTGGGCCTGCACCTGCACACCGAGGTGATCAACTGGCAGGAGATGAAGGACCTGCAGCTGGCCTACTTCAAGGCCCAGGTCCCGCACCTGGACACGCCGCAGGACCACGCCTTCTTCGCCTCGCTGTACAACTTCGCGGCCAAGCACAAGATCAAGTACATCCTCAACGGCGGCAACTACTCGACCGAATGCGTGCGCGAGCCGCTCGAGTGGGCGTATCACGCGTCCGACCTGGTGCAGCTCAAGGACATCCACGGCAAGTTCGGCACACGTCCGCTGAAGACCTTCCCGCTGTCCGACATCTTCACGTACAAGCTCTACTACCGCTACATCAAGGGGGTGCAGGTCTGGCGCCCGCTGAACTGCGTGCCGTACATCAAGGACCAGGCCATGCAGCTGCTGATCGACAAGTTCGGTTGGCAGAAGTACGCGCACAAGCATTACGAGTCGCGCTTCACCCGTTTCTACGAAGGCTACTGGCAGCCCACCAAGTTCGGCTACGACAAGCGCCGCGCGCATTTCTCCAGCCTCATCCTGACCAACCAGATGTCGCGCGACGAGGCGCTGGAGAAGATCGCCAAGCCGGCCTACGACGAGGCGACGATCGCCCAGGACTTCGAGTACATCGCCACCAAGCTCGACATCTCGGTCGAGGAGCTGCGCGCCCTGCACGACGGTCCGAACAAGAGCTGGCGCGACTACAAGTCCCGCCAGGGCCTGATCGACCTCGGCACCAAGGTCATGCGCGCCGTCGGCGTCCAGCGGGCGATCATCCGATGA
- the hisH gene encoding imidazole glycerol phosphate synthase subunit HisH — translation MIKIIDYGLGNILAFQNMYKRLNVPVGLAKTVDDLAGATRLILPGVGAFDHAMEELDRSGMRQRLDEMVLGEKMPVLGICVGMQMLADRSDEGTQAGLGWIPGEVKGFKGLNQPDLLLPHMGWNDVHPAAGHRLFNELTTDARFYFLHSFYFDCADPAHVAAVSSYGKEFSCAVSAGHIHGVQFHPEKSHHFGAQLLKNFSEL, via the coding sequence ATGATCAAGATCATCGACTACGGGCTGGGGAACATCCTGGCCTTCCAGAACATGTACAAGCGGCTCAACGTCCCGGTGGGCCTGGCGAAGACGGTGGACGACCTGGCGGGCGCGACGCGCCTGATCCTGCCGGGCGTCGGCGCCTTCGACCATGCGATGGAAGAGCTCGACCGCTCGGGCATGCGCCAGCGCCTGGACGAGATGGTCCTGGGCGAGAAGATGCCGGTGCTGGGCATCTGCGTGGGCATGCAGATGCTGGCCGACCGCAGCGACGAGGGCACCCAGGCCGGCCTGGGCTGGATCCCCGGCGAGGTCAAGGGCTTCAAGGGCTTGAACCAGCCCGACCTGCTGCTGCCGCACATGGGCTGGAACGACGTCCACCCGGCCGCCGGCCACCGCCTGTTCAATGAACTGACGACCGACGCGCGCTTCTACTTCCTGCACTCGTTCTACTTCGACTGCGCGGATCCGGCCCATGTCGCCGCGGTTTCGAGCTACGGCAAGGAATTCAGCTGCGCCGTCAGCGCCGGCCACATCCACGGCGTCCAGTTCCACCCGGAGAAGAGCCACCATTTCGGCGCCCAGCTCCTGAAAAACTTCTCGGAGCTCTGA
- a CDS encoding AglZ/HisF2 family acetamidino modification protein: MLRPRIIPCLLVHDDGLVKTVKFKDAKYVGDPINAVKIFNEKEADELIVLDIDATVQGREPNFRLIAQFAAECRMPLCYGGGVRTVEQAKRIIGLGVEKVALSAAAVEDPTLISRIAAEVGSQSVVVVLDVKTSLFGKQEVWTHNGRKNSGKSPVDLAKEAERLGAGEVVVNSIDRDGQMKGYDLALARKIREATRLPMSVLGGAGSLQDIGALIKDCGVVGASAGSFFVFKGQYRAVLISYPSPEQKDELLRASLPAAAARA; encoded by the coding sequence ATGCTGCGTCCCCGCATCATCCCCTGCCTGCTGGTCCACGACGACGGCCTGGTCAAGACCGTCAAGTTCAAGGACGCCAAGTACGTCGGCGACCCGATCAACGCGGTCAAGATCTTCAACGAGAAGGAAGCGGACGAACTCATCGTCCTGGACATCGACGCCACCGTGCAGGGCCGCGAGCCCAACTTCCGCCTGATCGCGCAGTTCGCGGCCGAGTGCCGCATGCCGCTGTGCTACGGCGGCGGCGTGCGCACCGTCGAGCAGGCCAAGCGCATCATCGGCCTGGGCGTCGAGAAGGTCGCGCTGAGCGCCGCCGCGGTCGAGGACCCGACGCTGATCTCGCGCATCGCCGCCGAGGTCGGCAGCCAGAGCGTGGTCGTCGTGCTGGACGTCAAGACCAGCCTCTTCGGCAAGCAGGAGGTCTGGACACACAACGGCCGCAAGAACAGCGGCAAGTCCCCGGTCGACCTCGCCAAGGAAGCCGAGCGTCTGGGCGCCGGCGAGGTGGTCGTCAACTCGATCGACCGCGACGGCCAGATGAAGGGCTACGACCTGGCCCTGGCGCGCAAGATCCGCGAGGCCACCCGGCTGCCGATGTCGGTGCTGGGCGGCGCCGGTTCGCTGCAGGACATCGGCGCGCTGATCAAGGACTGCGGCGTCGTCGGCGCCTCGGCCGGCAGCTTCTTCGTGTTCAAAGGCCAGTACCGCGCGGTGCTGATCAGCTATCCGTCGCCGGAGCAGAAGGACGAGCTGCTGCGCGCGTCGCTGCCGGCTGCCGCGGCACGCGCATGA
- a CDS encoding glycosyltransferase family 4 protein, with protein sequence MKVLILSQHFWPETFRINEVAESLIAAGCEVTVLTGQPNYPEGRVFDGYRAASLAAETHPSGYRIHRVPLCPRGAGGAKRLVANYLSFLASAAVLGPWSLRGRSFDVVFVYGTSPILQAIAGIVLKRVKRAKLVTWVQDLWPQSLEVTGFVRNPRLLGAVATVVRWIYRRNDLLLVQSHAFEPPVRAMAGATPVEYHPNPGELAFSAPAGDVPPALTLPEGFNVVFAGNFGTVQALDTVVEAAALLAQRAPDIRLVMVGSGGRGPWLEAEVARRGLDNVMLAGRFPPQAMPGILDQAAAVLVSLNRGEILSQTVPSKVQAYLAAGRPVIASLDGEGARVVEEAGAGIAVPAEDAAALAEGILRIHAMAPEARRALGESGRRYYEQHFAPEALAAKLAARFRQLATGSRGDRSFTDAQDKQST encoded by the coding sequence ATGAAGGTGCTGATCCTCAGCCAGCATTTCTGGCCTGAGACCTTCCGCATCAACGAGGTGGCGGAGTCGCTGATCGCGGCCGGCTGCGAGGTGACCGTGCTCACCGGTCAGCCCAACTATCCCGAGGGCCGCGTCTTCGACGGCTACCGGGCCGCGAGCCTGGCCGCCGAGACGCACCCGTCGGGTTACCGCATCCACCGCGTGCCCTTGTGTCCGCGCGGCGCGGGCGGCGCGAAGCGGCTGGTCGCGAACTACCTCTCCTTCCTGGCCTCGGCGGCCGTCCTGGGGCCGTGGTCGCTGCGCGGCCGGTCCTTCGACGTCGTCTTCGTCTACGGCACCTCGCCCATCCTGCAGGCCATCGCCGGCATCGTGCTCAAGCGCGTCAAGCGCGCCAAGCTGGTGACCTGGGTGCAGGACCTGTGGCCGCAGAGCCTGGAGGTCACCGGCTTCGTCCGCAACCCGAGGCTGCTGGGCGCCGTCGCGACGGTGGTGCGCTGGATCTACCGCCGCAACGACCTGCTGCTGGTGCAGTCCCACGCGTTCGAACCGCCGGTCCGCGCGATGGCGGGCGCCACGCCCGTCGAGTACCACCCGAATCCGGGCGAGCTGGCCTTCAGCGCGCCGGCCGGCGACGTCCCCCCCGCGCTGACACTGCCGGAAGGCTTCAACGTCGTCTTCGCCGGCAACTTCGGCACGGTGCAGGCGCTGGACACGGTCGTCGAGGCCGCCGCTCTCCTGGCGCAGCGCGCGCCGGACATCCGCCTCGTGATGGTCGGCAGCGGCGGCCGCGGTCCCTGGCTGGAAGCCGAGGTCGCGCGCCGCGGCCTGGACAACGTGATGCTGGCCGGCCGCTTCCCGCCGCAGGCCATGCCGGGCATCCTCGACCAGGCCGCCGCGGTGCTGGTGAGCCTGAACCGCGGCGAGATCCTGTCGCAGACGGTACCGAGCAAGGTGCAGGCCTATCTGGCTGCCGGCCGGCCCGTCATCGCCTCGCTCGACGGAGAAGGCGCCCGCGTCGTCGAGGAGGCCGGCGCCGGCATCGCGGTGCCGGCCGAGGACGCCGCCGCGCTGGCCGAAGGCATACTCCGGATCCATGCCATGGCGCCCGAGGCGCGCCGCGCGCTGGGCGAGTCCGGCCGCCGGTACTACGAGCAGCATTTCGCGCCGGAAGCGCTCGCCGCCAAGCTGGCCGCCCGCTTCCGGCAGCTGGCGACCGGGTCGCGCGGCGACCGGTCGTTCACCGACGCACAAGACAAGCAATCGACATGA
- a CDS encoding SDR family oxidoreductase has protein sequence MTSPLHVLVIGASGMLGNAVLRVFAESDGYRAFGSARSGALLRKLPTALHPHIVTGVDVDNPDSLARLFATVRPDVVINCVGLIKQLAEADDPLAAIPINALLPHRLARLCDVAGARLIHMSTDCVFSGRTGGYRESDTPDATDLYGRSKLMGEVDYPNAVTLRTSIIGHELDSANGLVGWFLSQSGTVKGFTRAVFSGLPTVELARVIRDHVLPQPALRGLYHVSAAPIDKHALLTLVAQAYGRDTVITPDDRLVIDRSLDSSRFREATGYQPPAWPELVQRMRAFG, from the coding sequence ATGACCTCTCCCCTCCACGTCCTGGTGATCGGCGCCTCCGGCATGCTCGGCAATGCCGTGCTGCGCGTGTTCGCCGAGAGCGACGGCTACCGCGCCTTCGGCTCGGCGCGTTCGGGCGCGCTGCTGCGCAAGCTGCCGACCGCCCTGCATCCGCACATCGTCACCGGCGTCGACGTCGACAATCCCGACAGCCTGGCCCGCCTGTTCGCGACCGTGCGTCCGGACGTCGTCATCAACTGCGTCGGCCTGATCAAGCAGCTGGCCGAGGCGGACGACCCGCTCGCCGCGATCCCGATCAACGCCCTGCTGCCGCACCGGCTGGCGCGGCTGTGCGACGTCGCCGGCGCGCGCCTGATCCACATGAGCACCGACTGCGTCTTCTCCGGCAGGACCGGCGGCTACCGCGAGAGCGACACGCCCGACGCCACCGACCTCTACGGCCGCAGCAAGCTGATGGGCGAGGTGGACTACCCCAACGCCGTCACGCTGCGCACGTCCATCATCGGCCACGAGCTCGACAGCGCGAACGGCCTGGTGGGCTGGTTCCTGTCGCAGAGCGGCACCGTCAAGGGCTTCACCCGCGCGGTCTTCTCCGGGCTGCCGACGGTGGAACTGGCCCGCGTGATCCGCGACCACGTGCTGCCGCAGCCCGCGCTGCGCGGCCTGTACCACGTGTCGGCCGCGCCCATCGACAAGCACGCGCTGCTGACCCTCGTCGCGCAGGCCTACGGCCGCGACACCGTCATCACGCCGGACGATCGCCTCGTGATCGATCGTTCGCTCGACTCCTCCCGCTTCCGCGAGGCCACCGGCTACCAGCCGCCGGCCTGGCCCGAACTCGTGCAGCGCATGCGCGCGTTCGGCTGA
- a CDS encoding polysaccharide biosynthesis protein → MFKDKTLLITGGTGSFGNAVLQRFLHSDFAEIRIFSRDEKKQEDMRIALKNDKVKFYIGDVRDYDAVHDALRGVDYVFHAAALKQVPSCEFYPMEAVRTNIVGAENVIRAAIANEVSRCVVLSTDKAVYPINAMGMSKAMMEKVMVAKSRLCDPGKTVLSATRYGNVMASRGSVIPLFLDQLRAGKALTVTDPAMTRFLMSLEESVDLVLYAFEHARPGDIFVQKAPASTVGDLAQALRELLKSQSEVKVIGTRHGEKLYESLVSREEMARAEDLGGYYRIPADSRDLNYDKYFVQGETEISRIEDYTSHNTHRLDVAQVKEVLMKLDIVQEAVRA, encoded by the coding sequence ATGTTCAAAGACAAGACCCTCCTCATCACCGGCGGCACCGGCAGCTTCGGCAACGCCGTGCTGCAGCGCTTCCTGCACTCCGACTTCGCGGAGATCCGCATCTTCTCGCGCGACGAGAAGAAGCAGGAAGACATGCGCATCGCGCTGAAGAACGACAAGGTGAAGTTCTACATCGGCGACGTGCGCGACTACGACGCGGTCCACGACGCGCTGCGGGGCGTCGACTACGTCTTCCACGCGGCGGCGCTCAAGCAGGTGCCGTCCTGCGAGTTCTATCCGATGGAAGCGGTGCGCACCAACATCGTCGGCGCCGAGAACGTCATCCGCGCCGCGATCGCCAACGAGGTGAGCCGCTGCGTCGTGCTGAGCACCGACAAGGCCGTCTACCCGATCAACGCCATGGGCATGTCCAAGGCGATGATGGAGAAGGTCATGGTCGCCAAGTCGCGCCTGTGCGACCCCGGCAAGACGGTGCTGAGCGCCACGCGCTACGGCAACGTGATGGCCTCGCGCGGATCGGTGATCCCGCTGTTCCTGGACCAGCTGCGCGCCGGCAAGGCGCTGACGGTGACCGATCCGGCGATGACGCGTTTCCTGATGTCGCTGGAAGAGTCGGTGGACCTGGTGCTGTACGCGTTCGAGCACGCCCGGCCCGGCGACATCTTCGTGCAGAAGGCGCCGGCCTCGACCGTGGGCGACCTGGCGCAGGCGCTGCGTGAGCTGCTGAAGTCGCAGAGCGAGGTCAAGGTCATCGGCACCCGCCACGGCGAGAAGCTGTACGAATCGCTGGTCTCGCGCGAGGAGATGGCCCGCGCCGAGGACCTGGGCGGCTACTACCGCATCCCGGCCGACTCGCGCGACCTGAACTACGACAAGTACTTCGTGCAGGGCGAGACCGAGATCTCGCGCATCGAGGACTACACCTCCCACAACACGCACCGCCTGGACGTGGCGCAGGTCAAGGAAGTGCTGATGAAGCTCGACATCGTGCAGGAGGCCGTCCGTGCTTAA
- the wecB gene encoding non-hydrolyzing UDP-N-acetylglucosamine 2-epimerase → MTVVGTRPEIIRLSRTIDKLDRFCEHVLVHTGQNYDYELNEVFFSDLGIRKPDHFLEAAGGSAAETIAQVIMNVDKVIEQTRPDALLILGDTNSCLAAIAAKRRKVPIFHMEAGNRCFDFRVPEEINRRIVDHTSDINLTYSQIARDYLLRENLPPDQVICTGSPMREVIEHYRDGIESSDVLTRQGLEAGKYFVVSSHREENVDSAENLQRLLAVLNMLAERYDEPVIVSTHPRTRKRLEQLGDAVQVHPRVQFMKPFGFLDYIHLQTRARAVLSDSGTITEESSILNFPALNLREVHERPEGVEEAAVMMVGLDVERVQDGLRVLEGQPRGDERLLRLVDDYAPANVSDKVLRIIISYTDFVNRKVWKKTRS, encoded by the coding sequence ATGACCGTCGTCGGCACGCGGCCGGAGATCATCCGGCTGTCGCGCACCATCGACAAGCTGGACCGCTTCTGCGAGCACGTGCTGGTGCACACCGGTCAGAACTACGACTACGAGCTCAACGAGGTCTTCTTCAGCGACCTCGGCATCCGCAAGCCCGACCACTTCCTGGAAGCCGCCGGCGGCAGCGCGGCCGAGACGATCGCGCAGGTCATCATGAACGTCGACAAGGTGATCGAGCAGACGCGCCCCGACGCGCTGCTGATCCTGGGCGACACCAACAGCTGCCTGGCCGCCATCGCCGCGAAACGCCGCAAGGTGCCCATCTTCCACATGGAGGCCGGCAACCGCTGCTTCGACTTCCGCGTGCCGGAGGAGATCAACCGCCGCATCGTCGACCACACCTCCGACATCAACCTGACCTACAGCCAGATCGCGCGCGACTACCTGCTGCGCGAGAACCTGCCGCCCGACCAGGTCATCTGCACCGGCAGCCCGATGCGCGAGGTGATCGAGCATTACCGCGACGGCATCGAGTCCTCCGACGTGCTGACGCGCCAGGGCCTGGAGGCCGGCAAGTACTTCGTGGTCAGTTCGCATCGCGAGGAGAACGTCGACTCGGCGGAGAACCTGCAGCGCCTGCTGGCCGTGCTGAACATGCTGGCCGAGCGCTACGACGAGCCGGTGATCGTCTCCACGCACCCGCGCACCCGCAAGCGGCTGGAGCAGCTCGGCGACGCCGTGCAGGTGCATCCGCGGGTGCAGTTCATGAAGCCCTTCGGCTTCCTGGACTACATCCACCTGCAGACCCGCGCGCGCGCGGTGCTGTCGGACAGCGGCACGATCACCGAGGAATCGTCGATCCTGAACTTCCCCGCGCTGAACCTGCGCGAGGTGCACGAGCGCCCCGAAGGCGTCGAGGAAGCGGCCGTCATGATGGTCGGACTGGACGTCGAGCGCGTGCAGGACGGCCTGCGCGTGCTCGAGGGCCAGCCCCGCGGCGACGAGCGCCTGCTGCGCCTGGTCGACGACTACGCGCCGGCCAACGTCTCGGACAAGGTGCTGCGCATCATCATCAGCTACACCGACTTCGTGAACCGCAAGGTCTGGAAGAAGACGCGGAGCTGA